From a region of the Nocardia sp. XZ_19_385 genome:
- a CDS encoding SGNH/GDSL hydrolase family protein, producing the protein MQNTIRTEADDPLVLSPEQARQRLTGAPWQRFAVLGDSIAQGIGDPSPGYEPKGWADRLAALLTEVNPGLAYLNTGKIGATSGQVLTEQLQQVLDFQPDLVHLTCGGNDLFLPGGNIAELRANLDTLFAALTETGAQVTTFTVSDVWEVERLAPMRPMRERMAQLNDILREVAARYDVLLVEFWEHPLRLREDLMSADLIHFSTSGHAVVATEMVRALVDRIPAANSPH; encoded by the coding sequence ATGCAGAACACTATTCGCACCGAGGCCGACGACCCCTTGGTGCTGTCCCCCGAGCAAGCCCGGCAACGCCTCACCGGCGCACCGTGGCAGCGCTTCGCCGTCCTCGGCGACTCCATCGCCCAGGGCATCGGCGATCCGAGCCCCGGGTACGAGCCCAAGGGGTGGGCCGATCGGCTCGCCGCACTGCTCACCGAGGTGAATCCCGGTCTGGCCTACCTGAATACCGGCAAGATCGGCGCGACCAGCGGACAGGTGCTGACCGAACAGCTCCAGCAGGTGCTGGATTTCCAACCCGATCTGGTGCATCTGACCTGCGGCGGCAACGACCTGTTCCTGCCCGGCGGGAACATCGCGGAGTTGCGGGCGAATCTCGACACCCTGTTCGCGGCGCTGACCGAGACGGGTGCGCAGGTGACCACCTTCACCGTCTCGGATGTCTGGGAGGTGGAACGCCTGGCGCCGATGCGGCCCATGCGGGAGCGGATGGCGCAGCTCAACGACATCCTCCGGGAGGTCGCGGCGCGCTACGACGTGCTGCTGGTGGAGTTCTGGGAGCACCCGCTGCGCTTGCGCGAGGACCTGATGAGCGCCGACCTGATCCACTTCAGCACCAGCGGGCACGCGGTGGTCGCCACCGAGATGGTGCGCGCGCTCGTCGATCGGATACCGGCGGCGAATTCGCCACACTGA
- a CDS encoding MFS transporter encodes MTEVSARPGSPPAAKAAGRTLLIACGAAFIAFLDLSVVNMAFPSIARDYPGTATTTLTWVVSGYAVAFAAFLTPAGRFADTLGRRRMFLLALGGFALTSLLCGLAPTAGWLIAGRLLQGVTAALMVPAALGLVLSVTPREKIGAAIGAWSAAGGFAAVVGPALGGGLVEAFSWRAVFVINVPVALVLILAVLRISVPDNRTPGSALPDPIGTAAVAIGLGGLVAGVTEGQRWGWTDPVTLACLGVGVLLLLVALIRSRAQHNPAIAVELWRSRPYALANAGSFVFGAAMFAWLLAGPLFLDAIWGYSVLASAGAMTVGAVAAMITATIAGRITTAPGRRWAGVLGALLFTATLLWMSTDTFGPEPALWSAWFPAGILGGGGLGIVVTVLGTAAASSLPPQQFAAGIGMNLTARQVGGALGVALLAAIFAANPDQPLTAFHTLFAVCAGITVLAAGVLAIPGSGNANHTLRKETS; translated from the coding sequence ATGACCGAAGTGTCCGCGCGGCCCGGCAGTCCGCCGGCCGCGAAAGCCGCCGGCCGCACCTTGCTGATCGCCTGCGGCGCCGCCTTCATCGCCTTCCTCGACCTGTCCGTGGTCAATATGGCCTTCCCCTCCATCGCCCGCGACTACCCGGGCACCGCGACCACCACGCTGACCTGGGTGGTCAGCGGCTACGCGGTCGCCTTCGCCGCATTCCTCACGCCCGCAGGGCGTTTCGCCGACACCCTCGGCAGGCGGCGCATGTTCCTGCTCGCGCTCGGCGGGTTCGCGCTGACCTCGCTGCTGTGCGGGCTCGCACCCACTGCGGGCTGGCTGATCGCCGGACGCCTGCTGCAAGGTGTGACGGCCGCGCTCATGGTGCCCGCCGCGCTCGGCCTGGTCCTCAGCGTCACGCCGCGCGAGAAGATCGGCGCCGCGATCGGGGCCTGGTCCGCCGCAGGCGGTTTCGCCGCCGTGGTCGGTCCGGCGCTGGGCGGCGGCCTGGTCGAGGCGTTCAGCTGGCGCGCGGTTTTCGTGATCAATGTGCCGGTGGCCCTTGTGCTCATCCTCGCCGTACTGCGGATCTCGGTGCCGGACAACAGAACCCCGGGTAGTGCGCTGCCCGATCCGATCGGCACCGCGGCGGTCGCGATCGGACTCGGCGGGCTGGTCGCCGGGGTGACCGAGGGACAGCGCTGGGGGTGGACCGATCCGGTCACCCTGGCCTGTCTCGGGGTGGGGGTACTGCTGTTGCTCGTGGCGCTGATTCGCTCACGCGCACAACACAATCCGGCGATCGCAGTCGAACTGTGGCGCAGCCGGCCCTACGCGCTGGCCAATGCGGGTTCGTTCGTGTTCGGCGCGGCCATGTTCGCCTGGCTGCTGGCGGGACCGCTGTTCCTGGACGCGATCTGGGGGTACTCGGTGCTCGCTTCGGCGGGCGCGATGACCGTCGGCGCGGTGGCGGCGATGATCACCGCGACCATCGCGGGCCGGATCACCACGGCCCCGGGCCGCCGTTGGGCCGGGGTGCTCGGTGCCCTCCTGTTCACCGCCACACTGCTGTGGATGAGTACCGACACGTTCGGGCCGGAGCCCGCGCTGTGGTCGGCCTGGTTCCCGGCAGGAATTCTCGGCGGTGGCGGGCTCGGGATCGTGGTGACGGTGCTGGGCACGGCGGCCGCGAGTTCCCTTCCACCGCAACAGTTCGCCGCCGGTATCGGCATGAATTTGACCGCCCGCCAGGTGGGCGGCGCACTCGGCGTCGCGCTACTGGCCGCGATCTTCGCCGCCAACCCGGACCAGCCGCTCACCGCCTTCCACACCTTGTTCGCCGTGTGCGCGGGCATCACCGTGCTGGCCGCGGGTGTGCTCGCCATTCCCGGTAGCGGAAACGCCAACCACACTCTCAGAAAGGAAACCTCCTGA
- a CDS encoding diiron oxygenase: protein MSASVTPAVDPDLEKAQEYAAKLLLLSEGSVNKHFDPFEDIDWDNPDFAADAGEERWILPKSGDSLGRHPWYQALPDDVKIAIGKYRQANVAKVGLQFESILISGMVTHSFGLPNGDPEFRYCSHEMIEEHNHTLMFQEMVNRIGIDVPGMGPLVRKFKYIGAPVAALFPNLFFMAVLAGEEPIDHIQKAILRSDEDVHPIMRGVMAIHVAEEARHISFAHEFLKIHVPEKNAPTKFVLSIAMPIVMFILGRSIYTPPRSFWREFDIPDYVRKELFYGSKEAKQEFSDFFGDVRTLAKDIGLMNPIAKGVWKLLGIDGHTTRYRSEPLRSVKAG, encoded by the coding sequence ATGTCCGCATCCGTGACCCCCGCCGTCGATCCCGATCTGGAGAAGGCGCAGGAATACGCCGCGAAGCTGCTGCTGCTGTCCGAAGGTTCGGTCAACAAGCACTTCGACCCGTTCGAGGATATCGATTGGGACAACCCCGATTTCGCCGCCGACGCCGGCGAGGAGCGCTGGATCCTGCCCAAATCCGGTGACTCGCTCGGCCGTCACCCCTGGTACCAGGCGCTTCCCGACGACGTGAAGATCGCCATCGGCAAGTACCGCCAGGCCAACGTCGCCAAGGTCGGCCTGCAGTTCGAGTCCATCCTGATCAGCGGCATGGTCACGCACAGCTTCGGGCTACCCAACGGTGACCCCGAGTTCCGCTACTGCTCCCACGAGATGATCGAGGAGCACAACCACACCCTGATGTTCCAGGAGATGGTGAACCGGATCGGCATCGACGTGCCCGGCATGGGCCCGCTGGTGCGCAAGTTCAAGTACATCGGCGCCCCGGTGGCCGCGCTGTTCCCGAACCTGTTCTTCATGGCCGTGCTGGCCGGTGAGGAGCCGATCGACCACATCCAGAAGGCGATCCTGCGCTCCGACGAAGACGTGCACCCGATCATGCGCGGCGTGATGGCGATCCATGTCGCCGAGGAGGCCCGCCACATCTCCTTCGCGCACGAATTCCTGAAGATCCACGTGCCGGAGAAGAACGCGCCCACCAAGTTCGTGCTCTCCATCGCCATGCCGATCGTCATGTTCATCCTGGGCCGCTCGATCTACACCCCGCCGCGTTCGTTCTGGCGCGAGTTCGACATCCCGGACTACGTCCGCAAGGAACTGTTCTACGGGAGCAAGGAAGCCAAGCAGGAGTTCAGCGACTTCTTCGGCGACGTGCGCACTTTGGCCAAGGACATCGGCCTGATGAACCCGATCGCCAAGGGCGTGTGGAAGCTGCTCGGCATCGACGGCCACACCACCCGCTACCGCTCCGAGCCGCTGCGTTCGGTCAAGGCCGGCTGA
- a CDS encoding YafY family protein, producing MRADRLVATLLLMQTRGRVTAAELAGELEVSVATARRDLEALSAAGVPVYPQPGRGGGWQLVGGARTDLTGLTAPEAQALFLLAGSSTGAEPEVKSALRKLVLALPQTFRADAQAAADAVVIDPARWGQHDKNRPGVVSLLQRAVVERRRVRMDYERAGKRTQRLVEPWGLVDKDSTWYLIAGTDTGKRTFRVDRILSAELTDETADRPADFDLTAAWDEVVGEMEQRRAAVSATVLISAELLPVLRDQQGRHCEVDGPAPDGRVQVRISAPTANMVARQLAGWGSDVEVLEPASVRAELAALGGALVRQYGE from the coding sequence ATGCGAGCGGACCGGTTGGTGGCGACCCTGTTGTTGATGCAGACCCGTGGCCGGGTGACGGCCGCGGAGCTCGCCGGGGAATTGGAGGTCTCGGTCGCGACCGCGCGCCGTGACCTCGAAGCGCTGTCCGCCGCCGGTGTCCCGGTCTATCCGCAACCGGGCCGCGGGGGCGGCTGGCAGTTGGTCGGCGGTGCCCGCACCGACCTGACCGGCCTGACCGCGCCGGAGGCCCAGGCGTTGTTCCTGCTGGCCGGTTCCTCGACCGGTGCGGAGCCGGAAGTGAAGTCGGCCTTGCGAAAACTGGTGCTCGCCTTGCCGCAGACCTTCCGGGCCGATGCGCAGGCGGCCGCCGACGCGGTGGTGATCGATCCCGCCCGCTGGGGTCAGCACGACAAGAACCGCCCCGGCGTGGTGTCGCTACTGCAGCGTGCGGTGGTCGAAAGGCGCAGGGTAAGAATGGATTACGAGCGCGCAGGCAAACGCACGCAGCGGCTGGTCGAGCCCTGGGGCCTGGTCGACAAGGACTCCACCTGGTATCTCATCGCGGGCACCGACACGGGGAAACGGACCTTTCGCGTGGACCGCATCCTGTCGGCCGAGCTGACCGATGAAACAGCCGATCGCCCAGCGGATTTCGACCTGACCGCCGCCTGGGACGAGGTGGTGGGGGAGATGGAGCAGCGCCGCGCCGCCGTCTCCGCCACCGTGCTGATCTCCGCGGAACTGCTTCCGGTACTGCGCGATCAGCAGGGCAGGCATTGTGAAGTGGACGGCCCGGCTCCGGACGGCCGGGTCCAGGTTCGCATTTCCGCACCGACCGCGAATATGGTTGCCCGGCAGCTCGCGGGCTGGGGATCGGATGTCGAGGTACTCGAGCCCGCGTCGGTGCGCGCGGAATTGGCGGCGCTGGGCGGCGCGCTGGTACGGCAGTATGGAGAATGA
- a CDS encoding Hsp70 family protein, giving the protein MAVGLGLSIGTVNTVSALADDRTAKAPPGRRRAAERAPAITRRTTLTFDSTGLARVGAIPRHGRAITEFADLSQRTAASARVGHRALTAADLVATVADCLILEARRDPRAVAAGITLTHPVGYTDLQVGDLRAALDAIGLNRVALVAEPIAAAAWLEAERGPLMPGLALVYDLGGSSLDVTLLRVGAGCPENPIVGVPVRSADFGGRAFGSLVAARAGNSSRAAHLSGAVRGATADELRTDHVRASLELVYRCLRMADVTMADVDCVLVVGGAARPSEVPQVLSDELARPVIIAPDPERTIADGAAIIARRAAAAGEDPAHARRRVGAHRRAEESELVPAWMRAAPQPGRRSRTTRALLLSWRTRRRLTRAATALGMSAGGVALAFALPADAVIAGLGLG; this is encoded by the coding sequence ATGGCGGTTGGTCTCGGTTTGAGTATCGGTACGGTCAACACGGTTTCCGCGCTGGCCGACGACCGAACGGCCAAAGCTCCGCCGGGTCGCCGCCGCGCGGCCGAGCGCGCCCCCGCCATCACCCGGCGCACCACGCTCACCTTCGACAGCACCGGCCTGGCCCGGGTCGGCGCGATTCCCAGGCACGGCCGCGCGATCACCGAGTTCGCCGATCTGAGCCAGCGCACCGCCGCGTCGGCGCGTGTCGGGCACCGCGCGCTCACCGCCGCGGATCTCGTTGCCACAGTGGCGGATTGCCTCATCCTCGAGGCGCGGCGGGACCCCAGGGCAGTCGCCGCGGGCATCACGCTGACCCATCCGGTCGGTTATACCGACCTCCAAGTAGGCGATCTGCGTGCGGCTTTGGACGCCATCGGACTGAATCGCGTTGCGCTGGTGGCCGAACCGATCGCGGCCGCGGCCTGGCTGGAAGCCGAACGCGGCCCGCTGATGCCGGGGCTGGCGCTGGTCTACGACCTCGGTGGGTCCAGTCTCGATGTCACGCTGCTGCGGGTCGGCGCGGGCTGCCCGGAGAATCCGATTGTCGGAGTGCCTGTGCGCTCCGCCGATTTCGGCGGGCGGGCCTTCGGTTCGCTCGTCGCCGCCCGGGCCGGCAACAGCAGTCGTGCGGCCCACCTATCCGGGGCGGTACGCGGGGCGACCGCCGACGAACTGCGCACCGATCATGTGCGCGCGTCGCTGGAGTTGGTCTACCGCTGCCTCCGGATGGCCGATGTGACGATGGCGGATGTGGACTGTGTACTCGTCGTCGGGGGAGCGGCCAGGCCCAGCGAGGTACCGCAGGTGCTCTCCGATGAACTGGCCCGGCCGGTCATCATCGCCCCCGATCCCGAGCGCACCATCGCCGACGGCGCCGCCATCATCGCCCGCCGCGCGGCCGCCGCCGGGGAAGATCCGGCGCACGCCCGCAGACGGGTCGGGGCGCACCGCAGAGCCGAGGAAAGCGAGCTGGTCCCCGCGTGGATGCGGGCGGCGCCGCAGCCGGGCCGGCGATCCCGTACGACCAGGGCGCTGCTGTTGTCCTGGCGCACCCGGCGCAGGCTGACCAGAGCTGCGACCGCGCTGGGTATGTCCGCCGGCGGTGTCGCCCTCGCGTTCGCGCTGCCCGCGGACGCGGTGATCGCGGGTTTGGGCCTCGGCTGA
- a CDS encoding FAD-dependent oxidoreductase yields the protein MPYVVTQSCCSDASCVYACPVNCIHPTPDEPDFRTAEMLYVDPKACVDCGACASACPVDAISSSKKLTDEQLPFIEINADFYRESRPRPLLARPVPAPEIHTEREPLRVAIVGSGPSAMYAADELLTQPEVSVTVFDRLPVPYGLARHGVAPDHGRTRQVSRLFDVISAQPGFNSYLNLEVGKHVSHAELLGHFHAVIYAVGASADRKLGIPGEGLPGSTSATDFVAWYNGHPDHAGDSIDLSQRRAVIVGNGNVALDVARILTSDPETLADTDIAPYALKALRESKFEEVVILGRRGPAESAFTVPEFVGLLGSDIDIAIEGALPELGAELPFQVEQKLKLLHSVAARPSGKRKRIVFRYLASPTEILGSDRVTGVRVGRNELVADAEGVLRAEATGATEDLEAGLVLASVGYRGVPLAGLPFDERANVIPNLDGRVLEQAGGTVFPGAYVTGWIKRGPTGFIGTNKSCAQQTVQQLADDFNAGRLRRPARSAVEFDRLVRERQPAVRSTGTVQRQGPLRRLLARA from the coding sequence ATGCCCTACGTCGTCACCCAATCTTGTTGCAGCGACGCGTCCTGCGTCTACGCCTGCCCGGTCAACTGCATCCATCCCACGCCCGATGAGCCGGATTTCCGGACGGCGGAGATGCTGTATGTCGACCCGAAGGCCTGCGTCGACTGCGGTGCCTGCGCCTCGGCCTGCCCGGTCGATGCGATCTCCTCGTCGAAGAAGCTGACCGACGAGCAGTTGCCGTTCATCGAGATCAACGCGGACTTCTATCGGGAATCCCGGCCGCGGCCGCTGCTGGCGCGGCCGGTGCCCGCGCCGGAGATTCACACCGAGCGGGAGCCGCTGCGGGTCGCGATCGTCGGCTCCGGGCCGTCGGCGATGTACGCCGCCGACGAACTGCTGACCCAGCCCGAGGTGTCGGTGACCGTCTTCGACCGGCTGCCGGTGCCCTACGGCCTGGCCCGCCACGGAGTCGCGCCGGATCACGGCCGGACCCGGCAGGTGAGCCGCTTGTTCGACGTCATCTCCGCCCAGCCCGGCTTCAACTCGTACCTGAATCTCGAAGTGGGCAAGCATGTTTCGCACGCCGAGCTGCTGGGCCACTTCCACGCGGTGATCTACGCGGTCGGCGCTTCGGCGGACCGCAAGCTGGGAATTCCCGGCGAGGGCCTGCCCGGCAGCACCTCCGCCACCGATTTCGTGGCCTGGTACAACGGGCATCCCGATCACGCGGGTGACAGCATCGACCTGTCGCAGCGGCGGGCCGTCATCGTCGGCAACGGCAATGTGGCACTCGACGTGGCCCGGATCCTGACCAGCGATCCGGAAACGCTGGCGGACACCGACATCGCGCCGTACGCCCTGAAGGCGTTGCGCGAGAGCAAGTTCGAGGAAGTTGTCATCCTCGGCCGCCGCGGTCCGGCCGAATCCGCCTTCACCGTGCCGGAATTCGTCGGCTTGCTCGGCTCGGACATCGACATCGCGATCGAGGGCGCGTTGCCGGAGCTCGGCGCGGAGCTCCCCTTCCAGGTGGAGCAGAAGCTGAAGCTGCTGCACAGTGTGGCGGCGCGGCCGTCCGGTAAGCGCAAGCGAATCGTGTTCCGGTACTTGGCCTCTCCCACGGAAATCCTCGGCTCTGATCGGGTGACGGGGGTGCGGGTCGGCCGCAACGAACTCGTCGCGGACGCCGAGGGCGTGCTGCGCGCCGAGGCCACCGGTGCGACCGAAGACCTCGAAGCGGGTTTGGTGCTCGCCTCCGTGGGCTACCGCGGTGTGCCGCTGGCCGGTCTCCCGTTCGACGAGCGCGCCAACGTGATTCCGAATCTCGATGGCCGGGTGCTGGAGCAGGCGGGCGGCACCGTCTTCCCGGGCGCGTACGTCACCGGCTGGATCAAACGCGGTCCCACCGGCTTCATCGGTACCAACAAATCCTGCGCCCAGCAGACGGTGCAACAGCTGGCCGACGACTTCAACGCCGGTCGCCTGCGCCGACCTGCCCGCAGTGCAGTGGAATTCGACCGTCTCGTGCGCGAGCGGCAGCCCGCGGTGCGCTCGACCGGCACCGTACAACGCCAAGGTCCGTTGCGGCGCTTGCTCGCTCGCGCCTGA
- a CDS encoding Hsp70 family protein translates to MNSVSAAVTGARPRPSVRTRRTAVTFDGVGVAQVGGIPQFSTAISDFADLARDPESVVVGGRLFSPANMVAAVVNGLVAGAEEPIAGAVSTYPAIYSDKQVALLRQALDLADAREVMLVPEPVAAAEWLETEHGPFEPGFVLVYDLGGNSLDVAVVRVGPDWDNHPIIGKPLRSYEFGGRPLGARIARCARGSTPDGLVSSMSIRDVDALRTTHIRKSFDLVRQCVRGSGRTLSDIDRILVVGGAARPREVARTLAELGRPVVVSADPGQVVAAGAAQFAVRIFAPAEGPHHPPRVAVFSSAAVASALALSAATVFGGGVDPDLSPLLEHFPGLGTTSDVLLYEPSGDVVLDLSLAAGVPRRAVEATLVSYAQGLPAESVVAQASPPRERPQGPVRSESARSRLDQQTCCSPGNFTGATYANPARFTNPLPFVRSKPAPAPAPAPAPAPAPAPAPAPNPAPAPAAPPVNQVPSVSLPPDQVPAAPAPNAPAAPNTPTAPDVSQPSAPSAPAAGGSTPPDTTASDPSSGTGANTSGGAGTSTGPSSGGATSGDTSTGGTNTDSSSSTGTSNGTSSNDTSSGTSSSGTSSSGTSSGTSSNNTSSGTSSSGTSSGTSSSGDTSSSGDSGGSGGGDSSDK, encoded by the coding sequence GTGAACTCCGTATCCGCCGCGGTGACCGGTGCGCGTCCGCGCCCATCGGTCCGTACCCGCCGCACCGCGGTGACCTTCGACGGGGTCGGCGTCGCCCAGGTCGGGGGGATACCTCAATTCAGTACGGCCATCAGCGATTTCGCGGATCTCGCCCGAGATCCTGAATCGGTGGTCGTCGGCGGCCGCCTGTTCTCACCCGCCAATATGGTCGCGGCCGTGGTGAACGGGCTGGTGGCCGGCGCGGAGGAACCGATCGCCGGCGCCGTATCCACCTATCCCGCAATATATTCCGATAAACAGGTGGCGCTGCTGCGCCAAGCCCTGGATCTCGCCGATGCCCGCGAGGTCATGCTGGTGCCGGAGCCGGTCGCGGCCGCGGAGTGGCTGGAAACCGAGCACGGCCCGTTCGAACCCGGCTTCGTCCTCGTCTACGACCTCGGCGGCAACAGCCTCGATGTGGCCGTCGTCCGGGTCGGACCGGACTGGGACAACCACCCGATCATCGGAAAACCGCTGCGCTCCTACGAGTTCGGTGGCCGCCCGCTGGGCGCGCGGATCGCCCGCTGTGCCCGCGGCAGCACGCCGGACGGGCTGGTGTCGTCGATGTCGATCCGCGACGTCGACGCGCTGCGCACCACGCACATCCGGAAGTCCTTCGACCTGGTCCGGCAGTGTGTGCGCGGCAGCGGACGCACGCTCTCCGATATCGACCGGATCCTGGTGGTCGGCGGCGCGGCACGGCCGCGCGAGGTCGCGCGCACACTGGCCGAACTGGGCCGCCCGGTGGTGGTCTCGGCCGACCCGGGCCAGGTCGTCGCCGCGGGCGCCGCGCAGTTCGCCGTGCGCATCTTCGCACCGGCCGAGGGTCCGCACCATCCGCCTCGAGTCGCCGTATTCTCGAGTGCCGCAGTGGCATCCGCGTTAGCGTTATCGGCGGCGACAGTGTTCGGCGGGGGTGTCGATCCGGATCTGTCGCCGTTGCTCGAGCATTTTCCCGGGCTCGGTACCACCAGTGACGTCCTGCTCTACGAGCCGAGTGGTGATGTGGTGCTCGACCTGAGTCTCGCGGCGGGGGTACCTCGGCGAGCGGTGGAGGCAACGCTGGTCAGCTATGCCCAGGGGCTCCCGGCCGAATCGGTGGTCGCGCAGGCGAGTCCGCCGCGAGAAAGACCACAGGGCCCGGTCAGGTCGGAGTCGGCCCGCTCCAGGCTGGATCAGCAGACCTGTTGCAGCCCAGGAAATTTCACGGGTGCTACCTATGCGAACCCGGCCCGGTTCACCAACCCGCTGCCCTTCGTTCGCTCCAAGCCCGCGCCCGCCCCGGCTCCGGCTCCGGCGCCCGCCCCGGCTCCGGCTCCGGCGCCCGCCCCGAATCCCGCTCCGGCACCGGCGGCTCCGCCGGTCAACCAGGTCCCGAGCGTCAGCCTGCCGCCCGATCAGGTGCCTGCGGCACCGGCTCCCAACGCCCCGGCCGCCCCCAATACCCCAACCGCGCCGGATGTTTCGCAACCGTCGGCCCCTAGCGCCCCGGCCGCCGGCGGCTCGACACCTCCGGACACCACCGCGTCCGACCCGAGCAGCGGCACCGGCGCCAATACCTCCGGCGGAGCCGGCACCTCGACCGGTCCGTCCTCGGGCGGAGCCACGTCCGGCGACACGTCTACCGGCGGCACGAACACCGACTCGTCCTCCAGCACGGGTACTTCCAACGGCACCTCGTCGAACGACACATCGTCGGGTACGTCGTCGAGTGGGACCTCGTCCAGCGGTACTTCGTCGGGTACGTCGTCGAACAACACGTCCTCGGGGACGTCGTCGAGCGGTACGTCGTCGGGCACCTCTTCGTCCGGTGACACTTCGTCCTCGGGCGACTCGGGCGGGTCCGGCGGCGGGGACAGCTCCGACAAGTAG
- a CDS encoding SDR family NAD(P)-dependent oxidoreductase gives MSTRFANKVVLITGASSGVGKAVALRVAAEGAAVALGARGKDAGEQVAAEIRAAGGRALFVPTDVTVEADAARLTQATLTEFGRLDSAFNNAGAVLAYGPVSSAAEGGVEEQDWRADLELNLTSVFFGMRHQVPAILASGGGAILNNASNLGKVGMGSVAPYVAAKHGVVGLTRAVALENAELGVRVNAIASGAIDTPAFRASMGATPEGEAAIAALHPMGRISQPEEIASFCAYLLSDEASFITGAALSIDGGFTAR, from the coding sequence ATGTCGACACGGTTCGCGAACAAGGTCGTGCTCATCACCGGCGCCAGCTCGGGCGTGGGCAAGGCGGTGGCGCTGCGGGTGGCGGCCGAGGGCGCGGCGGTGGCGCTGGGCGCCCGCGGCAAGGACGCCGGGGAGCAGGTGGCCGCCGAGATCCGCGCGGCCGGTGGCCGGGCCCTGTTCGTCCCCACCGATGTCACCGTCGAGGCCGACGCGGCCCGCCTGACGCAGGCAACGCTCACCGAATTCGGGCGCCTGGACTCGGCTTTCAACAACGCGGGTGCGGTGCTGGCCTATGGTCCGGTCTCGTCCGCCGCCGAGGGCGGGGTCGAAGAACAGGATTGGCGTGCCGACCTGGAACTCAACCTCACCAGCGTGTTCTTCGGTATGCGACACCAGGTTCCGGCGATCCTCGCCTCCGGCGGTGGCGCCATCCTGAACAACGCCTCGAACCTGGGCAAGGTCGGAATGGGTTCGGTGGCACCGTATGTCGCCGCCAAGCACGGCGTGGTGGGCCTGACCCGCGCGGTCGCACTGGAGAACGCCGAGCTGGGTGTGCGGGTGAACGCCATCGCCTCCGGCGCGATCGACACCCCGGCATTCCGCGCGTCGATGGGCGCAACGCCGGAGGGCGAGGCGGCCATCGCGGCACTGCATCCGATGGGCCGCATCAGCCAACCGGAGGAGATCGCGTCGTTCTGCGCGTACCTGCTCAGCGACGAAGCCAGCTTCATCACCGGCGCGGCCCTGTCCATCGACGGTGGCTTCACAGCCCGCTGA
- a CDS encoding VOC family protein — MLRGMATTTYFADDLEAAKDWYAELLGVQPYFHVPNGYYEFRIGDYQHELGIINRAYALAGARNEPGAGGIVHWHVDDLEAAFARLLALGAKEYEPITPRGSADSGFVTASVIDPFGNLLTIMTNPHYLEVLGKTGGV, encoded by the coding sequence ATGCTGCGCGGAATGGCCACCACCACCTACTTCGCCGACGACCTGGAAGCCGCCAAGGACTGGTACGCCGAACTCCTCGGCGTCCAGCCGTACTTCCACGTGCCCAACGGCTACTACGAGTTCCGCATCGGCGACTACCAGCATGAACTCGGCATCATCAACCGTGCCTACGCACTCGCCGGGGCACGCAACGAGCCGGGCGCGGGCGGGATCGTGCACTGGCACGTCGACGATCTCGAAGCCGCCTTCGCGCGCCTGCTCGCACTGGGCGCCAAGGAATACGAGCCGATCACCCCGCGCGGCAGCGCGGACTCGGGATTCGTCACCGCCTCGGTGATCGACCCGTTCGGCAACCTGCTGACCATCATGACCAACCCGCACTACCTGGAGGTGCTGGGGAAGACCGGCGGGGTTTAG
- a CDS encoding HAD family hydrolase, with protein sequence MVTLGGSPQLVALDVDGTLLETGSAISERVVDAVRAAVAAGVHVVVTTGRTLLTTRPVLAELGLVDGHALCSNGAVHIDVAKGAPVAVQTFDPAPAVRALRALFPEMIFAVEKVGIGTWATGSSPGEFSIGEYLLVDDGALSSEPTPRLNGWWPSGTQEEMLRLLRKLHVPEASWVHGEFGPWLTVSRRGVTKGWALERLRAALGIPHHRTLAIGDGHNDREMLAWAGYAVAMGNAVDAIRDLADEVTDDVADDGVAKVLERWFRA encoded by the coding sequence GTGGTAACACTCGGGGGCAGTCCGCAGTTGGTGGCGCTGGACGTGGACGGCACATTGCTGGAAACCGGGTCGGCGATCAGCGAGCGGGTGGTCGATGCGGTGCGCGCGGCGGTGGCCGCGGGCGTACATGTGGTCGTGACGACCGGTCGCACCCTGCTCACGACGCGCCCGGTGCTGGCCGAACTCGGCCTGGTCGACGGGCACGCGCTGTGCTCCAACGGCGCGGTGCACATCGACGTGGCCAAGGGCGCGCCGGTCGCGGTGCAGACCTTCGACCCGGCCCCCGCGGTGCGAGCCTTGCGAGCGCTGTTCCCGGAGATGATCTTCGCCGTGGAGAAGGTCGGCATCGGCACCTGGGCTACCGGCTCGAGCCCGGGCGAATTCTCCATCGGCGAATACCTGCTCGTCGACGACGGCGCATTGAGCAGCGAACCGACCCCGCGCCTGAACGGCTGGTGGCCCTCGGGGACGCAGGAGGAGATGCTGCGGCTGCTGCGGAAGTTGCACGTGCCCGAAGCTAGCTGGGTGCACGGCGAGTTCGGCCCCTGGCTGACGGTGTCGCGCCGCGGTGTCACGAAAGGCTGGGCGCTGGAACGACTCCGGGCCGCGCTGGGTATTCCGCACCACCGCACCCTGGCCATCGGCGACGGTCACAACGATCGCGAAATGCTGGCCTGGGCCGGGTATGCGGTGGCGATGGGCAATGCCGTCGACGCGATCCGCGACCTCGCCGACGAAGTCACCGATGACGTCGCCGACGACGGGGTCGCGAAAGTGCTCGAACGCTGGTTCCGGGCCTAA